Part of the Trueperaceae bacterium genome is shown below.
AGGCTTGCAGGCGAAGCACGGGTTCGACCTCGTGTACGTCGTGAACGGCAACGACACGCCGAGTTCGCAGCGCGCCAACATCCAGCGCTGGCTCGACGCCGGCGGGCGCTTCTCGTTCATAGAGATGATGAACGAGTACTACCTGCCCAAGTTCCGCCGCGGCGACACCTCGTTCCCCGAGGTCACGCGAGCGGTGAGCGCGGGGGACTACGTGCACGACATCCTGCCGACCTTCGTCCCGGCCGTGGCCGACCTCGGGCTGCCCGTCTACCTCATCTTCGCGCCCACCGGCGGAGCTGACGCCGCCTACCGCGACCGATGGAACGAGACGGTCGCGGCGGCGCTCGCGGGCGGCTTCGGTGGCGTGCGCCTCGGCGCCACCGTGCACCTCTACGCCCGCGAGGGCGCGGCCTTCGATTACGACCAACTGGACCGCCTGAGGGCGCTGCTGCCCGCCGGAACGCCGATCGCGGTCACGGAGGCGGGCGTGTTGGACCGCTCCGTCACCACCCCCGCCGCGCTTGGCGCGGCAACGGTGGAGCATTACCGGCGCATCGCCTTGCACCTCCGGCCCGGCGACCTGCTGCTCGATCAGGTCCTTTACGGCAACACGCCGCTGGCGACGCTGCGGCCCGGTCACGGGGGCGTCACGCCCAAGGGCAAGGCCGTCCTCGCCTACCTCGCCGCTGCGACCCGCTGAGGGGACCCGGCGGGATACCTTACGGGCGTGACCGCCTTCTTGGACGCCCTCAAGGAACTCATGCTCGCGGTGGTCGAGCGCCTGGGCTACGGCGGTCTGGCCATGCTCTCCCTGCTCGAGAACCTCGTGCCTCCACTGCCGTCCGAGTTCGTCCTGCCGTTCGCCGGCTTCCTCGTGGCCGAGGGGCGCCTGTCGCTGCCGCTCGTGCTCCTGGCCACCACGTTCGGGGGGTTCCTCGGCACCACCGCCTTCTACTGGTTGGGTCGGCGGCTGGGTGACGCCAAGGTGCGCGCCTTCATCGCGAGGTTCGGGCGCTACGTGCTCCTTCAGGAGGCCGATTACGACGAGGCGCTCGCCTTCTTCCAGAAGCACGACGCGGTGGTGGTCTTCTGGGGTCGCTTCGTGCCGGGCCTCCGCAGCCTGATATCGCTGCCCGCGGGGGTGGCGGCCATGCCGTTCGGTCGCTTCGCCACCTACACGCTGCTGGGGACGGTGGCGTGGAACGCGGCGCTGCTGCTGGCCGGCTGGGCGTTGGGCGAGCGCTGGTCGGTCGTGCTCCGGACCGTCGACCGCTTCGAGGTCTACCTGTGGGTCGCCGCCGCGGCCTCGGTGATCGCGTGGGTCGCGTGGCGGCGCAGCGTGCACGCCCAACGCCGGCGCGGGGTGTAGCGCGGGCCGCCGCGTCGACCCTTCAGGCCTTCCCTCGCAAGCGGATCGCCTCGCGGCGCGTGTGCTGGTCGATGTAGACGAACCACTCGACCACCGTCAGCGGCCCGAGGTGGTTGTGGGGGATCGTCAGGCCGTGGTCGAACCCGGTGCGCTGCAGGTCGCGGGCGAGGGCGAGCGTGGCCTCGCGCGCGGCGCGCATGGCCCCGTTCAGCTCCGGCAGCGTGGCGCCTTCGGGCTCGCGGTAGGCGCGGTAGCCGTCGAGGACGAGCGGCTCGCCCCGCGCGACGCGCACGCGCCGCAGGCTCCAGCGCTCGATGCCCACCCAGTGGTTCACCACCTCGCGGTTGGCCGGCGTGTCGGGCGCGTGCGCGATGCGCGCGTCGAGGTTGGTGCCGTACTCCTCCAGGCTGGCGACGACCGCCTCCAGGCTCAGGCCCTGCGCCTTGCGGCGCACGAGCTGGCGCAGCGCCAGGCCGATCAGGCGTTGCAGCACGCTCACGGGCGCCGTGATGCCCGGTCCCGGGGCGCGAGGCGCGCCAGCTCGGTGGCGAGGACGTCGAACGCTTCCAGTCCCACGTACGCCTGCACGGAGAGGCGCAGGTGCAGGCGGCCACCCATCGTCACTGCGGCCACCTCGACCCCGCGCTCGCGCAGACGGTCGCCCAACTCCCACGCCTCGGCGTCGCCGCCGTCCCACCCCAACGGAACGGTGGCGAGCGGCAGGTCGGTAGCGGGCGGCGGGCGCAGCCCGAGCCGGTCCGCCAGCCGCGCCAGGCCGAGCGCGAGCACGTCGGCGTTGCGCCGCGCGAGCGCCGCGAAGGTCAGGCCGAGATGCTCGCTCGGGAAGTCGAGCGCCGCCGGCAGGGCGAGGTACGCGGTGGGGTCCTGCGTGCCCAGGTAGCTGAACGAGCCGGGGTAGCCGCGGGCCGCGCCGGCGCTGGCGACGAGCGGTTGCACCCGGTCGCGCCACTCGGGCGCGACCACGAGCGCGGCGGCGGTCCGCGCCGCGAACGCCCACTTGTGCAGGTTGCCGTACCAGAAGGCCGCCCCGGCGGGCACCGGAGCGTCGAGCAGGCCCGGGGCGTGGGCGCCGTCGACGAGCACCGGCACGGCGCCGCCGAACTCGGCGCAGACGGCCTCGACCGGCAGCTTGAGCGCCGACGCCGACGTGATCTGGTCGATCACCAGCAGGGCGGAGCGCTCGGTGAGCGCCCCAGCGAGCGCCGCTAGGAGCGCGGTCGTGAACTCCGCGCTCGTGAGGCCCGCCGGGTCGGGCAGCTCCACGCAGCGCGGCACGGCGCCGCGCTCGGCGCAGGCGCGCGCCACCGCGGCCTTCACCCAGGGGTAGGCGTGGTCCGTGTAGACCACCTCCGCGCCGGGCGCGAGCCGCACGCCGTTCAGCGCCACCTGCACCGCCTCGGTGGCGTTCTGCACGAGCACGAGGCCGCCTTGGTCCACGCCGAGGAACTCGGCGGCGCGGCGCCGCACCGCGTCGATGGCCGGCTCGAGGTCGGTCCGGTAGAAGCGCTCCGGGCTGCGCTCGATGGCCTCCGCCGCCCGGCGCTGCGCGTCGAGCACGGGGCGGGGCACGGCCCCGTACGAGCCGTGGTTGAGGTGAGTGGTCGCCGGGTCGAGGAGCCAGAGGTCCGGTCTCAACGGTCGCGGGTCGGTTCGGGCGGGGGCGGACGGCGCGACCGGGTGGCGTGACGGCATGCGAGACCATGATACGCGCCAACGGCGCGCCCGCCGCCTGGCGCGCGCCGGATGGTCCCGGGCGCGCGAGCTAGAATCGGCCGGTGACGCCCAAGCTCAACTTCATCACGCTGGCGGTGCGCGACGTGACCGCCGCCCGCGCCTTCTACGTGGACGGCCTGGGTTGGCCGCCGGCGTTCGAGGTGCCAGGCGAGATCCTGTTCGTGCGGCTCTCCCCCACGCTCGTCCTCTCCTTCTGGCGCGCCGACGAGTTCGAGGCGGAGGTGGGCGGGCCGCTGGCCCGCTCCGGCGTGGCGCCCGTGACGTTGGCCTACAACGTGCCGACGCCGGCACTAGTGAACGAGGTGCTCGCCACGGCGAAGGCTGCCGGCGCCACCATCCTCATGCCCGCCACCACCCGCGACTGGGGCGGTCACTCGGGCTACTTCACCTGCCCGAACGGCTTCGCGTGGGAGGTGGCTTACAACCCGGGGCCGCTCGGCGTGGAGCTCATGGAGGCCGAGAAGGTAGAGGGGGTCGTAGGCGTCATCCGGAGCCGCCGCAGTGTCCCGCAGGGGTTGCTCGCGGGCGGGCCGGAGCTCGACCACGAGGAGGTGGTGCGGGCCGTGGAGTCGGCGCGCTGGGCACCGAACCACCGGCGCACGGAACCGTGGCGCTTCCACCTCCTCGACGAGCCGCGCCTGAAGCGTCTGGCGGAGCTGTGGGGCGAGCAGCTCGAGCGCACCGGCTCTAGCCCGGAGCGTGCGGCCGTGAAGCGCCGCGCCTGGGAGGCGGCGCCAGGCGTGGTGGTAGTCACCTGCACCAGCGCCGCGGACGCAGACGAGACGACGCGCCTGGAGGACTACGCCGCCACCGCTTGTGCCGTGCAGAACATGTGCCTGCACCTCTGGTCGAAGGGGATAGCCACCAAGTGGTCGACGGCGGCCGTGCAGGCGCACGAGGGGTTCTGGCCGCTCCTCGGGTACGCCGGGCCGCCGGCGGACACGCGCCTGGTGGCGCTGCTCTTCTACGGCTTGGCGAGGGAGGCGCCGAAGGCGCACCGCCGGCTGGGCGTGGCGGACGTGCTGGTCGACTTCCGGGCGGCGAGCGGCGATGGCGCCTAGGGTGGCGGCTCCGCGTGGGGCGGGCCCGTGAGCGCGTCGAGCAACTCCTCGTGCCACGCGCCCCTGGCCGCGTCGTAGGCTGCGAACTCGGCCGCCAGTTCCCAGTAGGCCCACGCGAAGCCGCGGGCCTCGGCCGCCTCGCGCACGGCGCGGGTCCAGCGGACGCGCGACGCCATGTCGGCCTTGCGGTTGGCGCCGAACTCGCCGATCAGGACGGGCGGGCCACCGTGCGCCTCCGCCCAGGCGGCCACGATGTCGAGCCACGCCCCGACGGCCTCCGCTTCCGACACGAGCAGCGGCAGGGCGCCGCCCGCGCCGCGCAGCTCGAGCGTCTCGAGGACGAACGGAGGTTGCGCGTCGGGCGTGCCGTTCTGGATCACCACGCCCGTGGTCGCTCCGCCAGTGGCCCCGCAGGCGGGGAACGGGACCTCCTCCACCTCGCCGGCGCGGGTGGTGACCGCGACCGAGGATTCCCCGTCGGAGCAGGAGACGAGCAGTTCGACGGCGCGCGACGTGGCGAGCGCGAGCCGGTCGAAGCCTCCTACGGGCTGGTCTGCGTGCAGGTAGTAGCCCGTCCAACCGCCCGTGAACGTGAGGGTCAGTTGGCGGTCGTAGCCGCGCTCGGTGCCCCACGACCAGTCCGCGAAGCCCGCGCGCGGCCCGAGGCGTTCGCCCGTCCACGGGACGCCAACGGGCGGCACGGGCGTGGCCCACTCCGCGCCCTGGTGGGTGAACGCGAACGGGTGATAGAAGTGCACGGTGACGACCAGGTTGGCGTCATCCGGCCAGCTCAGGTCGGCGAGAGAGCCGATGGCGTTGTAGTTGGCGGGACCGATCACCACGCGGCGCGTGGGGTTGCTCTCGCGCACGGCGGCGAGGCCGCGAGCCGCGAGGTCGTTCCAGGTGGCCGCATCGAGGGCGCCGTTCGGTTCGTTGAGGAGCTCGAACAGGAGCGGGTCGGGCGCGTTCTGGTAGTGCTCCGCCAGCTGGCGCCAGATGGCGAGCCAGCGCTCGGTGTGCGCTTGCGGGTCGACGAACAGCTCGTCGTAGTGGTGGAAGTCGAGGATCACGTTCAGGCCGCGGTCCAGTAGCCACCCGCTCACCTCGTCGACGCGGGCGAGGAAGGCGGGGTCGAGCGCGTAGGGCGCGGTGGCGGCGGCGTGGGCCGACCACTTGACGGGCAGCCGCACGGTGGCGAAGCCCGCCCCGGCGACGGCCTCCGCGAACTCCTCGCGCAGCGTGACGCCCCAGTCGCCCTCGTTCGGTGCCTCCAGAGCGTTGCCGAAGTTCATCCCTCGCCCTAGCGGGCGCGCGGCCGGCGGGTCCGGCGTGGGTGGCTGCGCCCCGGGCGACTGAGCCGCGCACCCGAGCAGGGGCTGCAGCGAGACCAGGACGAGCAGCCAAGCCGGGAGCCGCTCCCGGAAGCCGGTTGGGGCCTTTCGCGCCATGGCCGAGTGTAGCGGCGAACGGGTCCGCCGGTCACCGGTTCGCGGCCTAGATGCAGTACTCCACGGTCGGGCCGTGGCCGCGTCAGCCCGTCAGCTAGCCGGACCGATCTCCACGGGGCGGCCGCTGGCGATCCCCGCGGCTGTCATGAAGGGAACCACCGCCAGCAGCACCACGAGCGGCACCGTCCAGCCGCCGCTCGCCTCGAACGCCCAGCCCATCATCAGCGGGCCGGTCGCGGCCAGCGTGTAACCCACCGCCTGCGCCATCCCGGAGAGCCGCGCGGCCGTGGCCGCGTCGCGCGTGCGCAGCACCAGCAGCGTCAGCGCCAGCGAGAACGAGGCGCCGCTACCCAACCCCGCGAGGCCGGCCCACACGTAGGCGGTCGAGACGGGCGCCAGCAGCAGCCCGCCTATGCCGAGCAACCACATGCTGCCGGAAGCCGCCGCGAGACCGCCCTGCCGGCGCGACCTCACCGCGATCATCGGGTAGACGAGCGAACTGACGATGTTGAAGATGGTGAAGACCGAGAAGCCCAGGCCGGCCTCGATGTCGGACAGCCCGCCCTCTGCCAGGATCGTCGGCAACCAACCGGTGAAAGAGTAGAAGAGGAGCGACTGCAACCCCAGGAAGCCCGAAACCTGCCAGGCCAGCGGTTCGCGCCACAGGCCGCCGCGCGCCGCTGCCGGAGTGGGCCCGCCACCGTCAGCCGCCGGCAGGCGGCTCCGCAACGCCTGGAACAGCACGAGACCGGCCACGGGCAAGACGACCCAGACGACGAGCGCGAGGTGCACGTCGCTGTGTAGTGCTTGGTAGAGCGGCACGGTCAACAGTGCCGCCAGCGTCGGGCCCACCGCCATCGACACCGACCACGTGCTCATGAGCGGCCCGACGGCGTGAGTCCAGTGACGCTTGATGGCCGCGGGCATGAGCACGTTGTTCACGGCGATCCCCGAGCCCAGCAGCACCGTTCCTAGGAACAGCCCGAACGGGCCCCACACTGCCCTCACGAGCATCCCCGCCGTGATCAACCCGAGCATGAACACGATGGCGCGCTCCATGCCGAAGCGCCGCCCCAGCCAGGGCGCCACGAACGCCAGGGCGCCGAAGCACAGCACCGGCAGGCTGGTCAGGAGGCTCGCGGCCACGCTGCCTAGCCCGTACGCCTCCTGGATCTTCGTGAGGATCGGCGCCACGCTGATGATCGGCGCCCGCATCGCCAGGCCCGCCACCAGCACCGTCACCCCACCGAAGAGCGCGCCGGCCTGGGCCCTGGACGTCATGGTCATAGGAGGCAGATGATAACCGTTGCGGTAATCTCCCTCATGCTCTCCTACCTGCTGCGTCAGGTGCTTTTCGCGGTGCCTGCGCTGTTCGGCGTGATGGTGGTGGTCTTCGCGCTGATGAAGGCCGTGCCGGGCGACGCGGTCACGGGCCTCGTCGGGCTGGAGGGCAACGGCGGCACCCTGAGCCACCTCAACGACGCCGCACGCGACGGCGGCTTGCGAAGCGCTGCCGCTCGCCCCCCTGCCCCTAGCAGACCGTGTACACCGACACCCGCACCTGATCCGACCTGACGTTGCCGTTCGAGTCGGTGGCGGTGAGCCTGATGGTGTGCAGGACGCCGCCGCACTGGTCGCCGTAGAGGCGCGCCGACACTGAGGTGCCCGTGCCGAGGAGCGCGTCCTGCAGGCCCGTCTGGTCCGTCGTCCAGACCAGCGCGGCGCCGCCGAGCCCGCCGTCCTCCGGATCGCTCGCCGAACCCGCCAGGTTCAGGTCCTTGTACCAGAGCCCCCTGGTCTCGTCGAACCCGTCGTAGACGAGCATGCTGTTGTCTGAGGGCGCGGAGATGCTAACCGTCGGCGGCAGGTCGGTGCAGGGGCTGACGTCGACCGTCACGCTCGCCTCGGCGAAGGCGCCCCGCTCGTCCGTGGCGCGCGCTACGACCTCGGCGGGGCCGGTGGCGGCGAACGACCTCGACACGGTCCCGCCGGTCGCGAACGTGGCGCCGCCCGCCACGCGCCAACTGATTGCGCTGCCCGGCAGGACGTAACCGACCTCGTTCCTGTCGACGGCCCTGGCCTGGAACTCGACGGGTTCGTTCGCGCAGAACGTGCCCGGCGCCGGGCGCAGGATCTCGACGGACGGCGGCTCGTTGGTCACCACCATGTTGACCGTCGCCCTGGCCACGTTCCCCTGCTGGTCGACCGCCTGAGCGGTGAGGACGTGTGGCCCGTAGGCGAGCCTGCGCGCGTCGATCACGACCATGTTCCCCGTGGCGACCACCCCGGAGACGTCGCTCGACCACGTGAGGCTGACCGGCTTCCCCTCGGGGTCGTACACGTAGGCCTGGGCGTAGACGCCGCCGTAGCCCCGCGGGAACTCGGCTCCCGCCACCGGCGAGGTGATGCTGACGGTCGGCGGTTCGCCGCGGTAGGCGAGGTTCAGGGCCATGATGTCGCCGTCACTCAGCTTGGTGAGTTGCCCGATGGGGATGCCGGCGGGGATGGTGGTGATGGTCTTGCCCACGCAGCGCCCGTTCGCGCGGCGGCAGAAGTCCTCGTCGCCGTAGTGCATCACGGACTCGTGATCGTACGGGCCGACGTCGAACGAGTGGTCCGCGATGACGAAGTTGTGCTTCTCCTCCGGCCTGATGTTGTCCCACTCGATGCGCACGTGGGAGTCGCGGTCCTTGCGCGACTGCTCGTGGTTGAAGCCCAGGGCGTGAAGCAGTTCGTGGGCGACGATGAAGGTGTTGCGGCAGTCGAAGTGGAGTTCAACGTCCTGCTTCCCGCCGCGACGACCGATGAAGGACGAGCAGCCCTCGCCGCTATGGAAGCGCAGGTAGTCGTCCTGCGACGTCCGCGGCACGAACCGGATGGCGCTGACGCGCTCGATCTCGTCCATGGCGCCGCGGATGGCGGCGCGCATGATGGCGTTCTCGTCGCCGGCGTGCCCGGGGTCGTCCCAGTCGTTCGCGAACGCGTACGGCACCACGGCGTCGGGCCAGCGGTAGTGCTCGCAGCGGATGGTGGCGCCGAGGAAGGTCCAGCAGATGCCCGGGTAGAGGAGCGTGCCCTGCACCTCCAGGCCGTCGGCGTCCTCGAGGGCGGCGAGTTCCTCGGCGGTGCCCAGGAGCATGTCGCCCTGGAAGACGGCAAGCCCACCTATCACCTCGTAGGTGAGCGTGAACGGCGCGCCGTCGGGGCCGGGCAGCGTGAGCGACTTGACCTCGCCTTGCGCGCCGGGGACGTGCTCCAGGGTGTGACCCGCGCCCCACGGCTCGCCGTGCTCGGGTTGACCCAAGTCGCCGGAGCCGCCGGGGCCGCACGAGGTGATCAGCAGGACGAGCAGGACCGCGGCGACCGCGAGGAACGACGCAGGCTCGAAGTGGGTCCGCTTCGGTTGGGCTCTCATGGCGTCACTTACCTCCCCGTTGCGGTGGCGGTCCTACTTATCGAGCGCTCTCCTCGGCAACACGAGGCCGGGGCGCTCACGACCAGGGGCTCGAGAAGCGCGTGGTCGCGCCACCCTCCCCTCGAGTGTTCGTCGAACCGCGTGTGAACGGAGTGTAGTTCTCCCCACTCGGGCACGTGCGAAGCGTTGTTAGCGGGGTCGTCGGGGGGTCGTCGGGGTGGAGTCGCCGTCCTGGAGCCGCACGCTCTTAACGCAGATTTAAGGCCCCGCCGGTACCATCTCTGGTAACGCATCACGCGGGCGCCGGCGCCCATCCACGCGGCCGTGCGCAAGGAAGGAGAACCTCATGAACTGGAGGTTCCTGGCCCTACTGGGCCTCGTACCCATCGCGCTGACCGCCTGCTCGTCGGGCGGGAGCGCGCCTCAGACGGGCGAAGTCGGCGGGCAGATCATCTTCCGGTCGTCCATCAACTCGACGAGCGAGGTCCTGGCCAGCTGGGCCGACACGCCGTTCGTGGCGGGCGAGCTGATCGTCAGGTACGCAGGCGGCGTGCCGCTGTCGCAGCAGTCGCTGACGCTACAGGGCGCCAGCGGCTCCGTCGACCTGGTGAGGACGTTGGCGCAGCTGCCCGACTCGGCCCCCGTCCTCTACGCCAACCACGACCTGACCCCGGCGCAGACCCTGGCGCTGGCCGAGGAGCTCTCGGCCCAGCCCGGCGTCGAGCTCGCGTACCCCAACTACCTGCTGACGGCCATGGACGCTGGCCTGGAGCCCCTCCAGGGGTCCGTCACCCCCAACGACGAGTTCTACGGCTACCAGTGGCACTACCCCGCCATCAACCTGCCGCAGGCGTGGGGCATCACGACGGGTTCGACGAGCACGGTCGTGGCGGTCATCGACACCGGCGTCCTCTACTCCCAGAGCAACCCGAACCTGCGCCACCCAGACTTCGGCTCGAACATCCTGCCCGGCTACGACTTCATCTCCGACGTGCGCATGTCGAACGACGGCGACGGCCGCGACTCGGATCCGTTCGACCCGGGTGCGGACCTGCCCGACGGCTCGTCCTCCTACCACGGCTCGCACGTGGCCGGGACCATCGGCGCGGCCAGCAACAACGGCGGGGGCGTCGCGGGCGTCGACTGGCAGGCCCGGATCCTGCCGGTGCGGGTGCTGGGCGTGGGCGGCGGGACGGTCGCCGACATCTACCAGGGCCTCCTGTGGGCGGCCGGGTTCGACGTGCCCGGCGTGCCGCGCAACCCGACGCCGGCCAAGGTCATCAACATGAGCCTGGGCGGCAAGGGGCAGTGCCTACCCGAGGTGCAGAGCGTGATCAACGAGGTGACGAGCCTGGGCTCGATCGTCGTGGTGGCGGCCGGCAACGAGAACGACGACGCCTGGGGCTACACCCCGGCGAGCTGCTCGAACGTGCTCACGGTCGGCGCCACCGACTTCGCGAACGCGCGCGCGCCCTACTCCAACTACGGCACCCGCGTGGACGTCATGGCGCCGGGCGGCGACGTGAGCGCCGACCTCAACGGCGACGGTTACGTCGACGGGGTTCTCAGCCTGAGCCTCGACGAGGCGACGGGCACCCCGAACTTCTCATTCAAGAACGGCACGTCGATGGCCGCGCCGCACGTGGCGGGCGTCGTCTCGCTGATGGTCAGCCTCGACCCCAACCTCACCTTCCAGCAGGTGCGGTCCATCCTCTACGCCACCTCCCACCCGCTCACGGTGGGGCAGTGCGGCAGCTCCGACGGTTGCGGCGCGGGCCTGATCGACGCGTTCGCCGCCCTCAACCAGGTCGGGCAGCCGACCGACCCCGGGC
Proteins encoded:
- a CDS encoding DedA family protein, which produces MTAFLDALKELMLAVVERLGYGGLAMLSLLENLVPPLPSEFVLPFAGFLVAEGRLSLPLVLLATTFGGFLGTTAFYWLGRRLGDAKVRAFIARFGRYVLLQEADYDEALAFFQKHDAVVVFWGRFVPGLRSLISLPAGVAAMPFGRFATYTLLGTVAWNAALLLAGWALGERWSVVLRTVDRFEVYLWVAAAASVIAWVAWRRSVHAQRRRGV
- a CDS encoding DinB family protein; this encodes MSVLQRLIGLALRQLVRRKAQGLSLEAVVASLEEYGTNLDARIAHAPDTPANREVVNHWVGIERWSLRRVRVARGEPLVLDGYRAYREPEGATLPELNGAMRAAREATLALARDLQRTGFDHGLTIPHNHLGPLTVVEWFVYIDQHTRREAIRLRGKA
- a CDS encoding DegT/DnrJ/EryC1/StrS family aminotransferase yields the protein MRPDLWLLDPATTHLNHGSYGAVPRPVLDAQRRAAEAIERSPERFYRTDLEPAIDAVRRRAAEFLGVDQGGLVLVQNATEAVQVALNGVRLAPGAEVVYTDHAYPWVKAAVARACAERGAVPRCVELPDPAGLTSAEFTTALLAALAGALTERSALLVIDQITSASALKLPVEAVCAEFGGAVPVLVDGAHAPGLLDAPVPAGAAFWYGNLHKWAFAARTAAALVVAPEWRDRVQPLVASAGAARGYPGSFSYLGTQDPTAYLALPAALDFPSEHLGLTFAALARRNADVLALGLARLADRLGLRPPPATDLPLATVPLGWDGGDAEAWELGDRLRERGVEVAAVTMGGRLHLRLSVQAYVGLEAFDVLATELARLAPRDRASRRP
- a CDS encoding nitroreductase family protein, with the translated sequence MTPKLNFITLAVRDVTAARAFYVDGLGWPPAFEVPGEILFVRLSPTLVLSFWRADEFEAEVGGPLARSGVAPVTLAYNVPTPALVNEVLATAKAAGATILMPATTRDWGGHSGYFTCPNGFAWEVAYNPGPLGVELMEAEKVEGVVGVIRSRRSVPQGLLAGGPELDHEEVVRAVESARWAPNHRRTEPWRFHLLDEPRLKRLAELWGEQLERTGSSPERAAVKRRAWEAAPGVVVVTCTSAADADETTRLEDYAATACAVQNMCLHLWSKGIATKWSTAAVQAHEGFWPLLGYAGPPADTRLVALLFYGLAREAPKAHRRLGVADVLVDFRAASGDGA
- a CDS encoding glycoside hydrolase family 5 protein; this encodes MNFGNALEAPNEGDWGVTLREEFAEAVAGAGFATVRLPVKWSAHAAATAPYALDPAFLARVDEVSGWLLDRGLNVILDFHHYDELFVDPQAHTERWLAIWRQLAEHYQNAPDPLLFELLNEPNGALDAATWNDLAARGLAAVRESNPTRRVVIGPANYNAIGSLADLSWPDDANLVVTVHFYHPFAFTHQGAEWATPVPPVGVPWTGERLGPRAGFADWSWGTERGYDRQLTLTFTGGWTGYYLHADQPVGGFDRLALATSRAVELLVSCSDGESSVAVTTRAGEVEEVPFPACGATGGATTGVVIQNGTPDAQPPFVLETLELRGAGGALPLLVSEAEAVGAWLDIVAAWAEAHGGPPVLIGEFGANRKADMASRVRWTRAVREAAEARGFAWAYWELAAEFAAYDAARGAWHEELLDALTGPPHAEPPP
- a CDS encoding MFS transporter; amino-acid sequence: MTMTSRAQAGALFGGVTVLVAGLAMRAPIISVAPILTKIQEAYGLGSVAASLLTSLPVLCFGALAFVAPWLGRRFGMERAIVFMLGLITAGMLVRAVWGPFGLFLGTVLLGSGIAVNNVLMPAAIKRHWTHAVGPLMSTWSVSMAVGPTLAALLTVPLYQALHSDVHLALVVWVVLPVAGLVLFQALRSRLPAADGGGPTPAAARGGLWREPLAWQVSGFLGLQSLLFYSFTGWLPTILAEGGLSDIEAGLGFSVFTIFNIVSSLVYPMIAVRSRRQGGLAAASGSMWLLGIGGLLLAPVSTAYVWAGLAGLGSGASFSLALTLLVLRTRDAATAARLSGMAQAVGYTLAATGPLMMGWAFEASGGWTVPLVVLLAVVPFMTAAGIASGRPVEIGPAS
- a CDS encoding M12 family metallopeptidase; translation: MRAQPKRTHFEPASFLAVAAVLLVLLITSCGPGGSGDLGQPEHGEPWGAGHTLEHVPGAQGEVKSLTLPGPDGAPFTLTYEVIGGLAVFQGDMLLGTAEELAALEDADGLEVQGTLLYPGICWTFLGATIRCEHYRWPDAVVPYAFANDWDDPGHAGDENAIMRAAIRGAMDEIERVSAIRFVPRTSQDDYLRFHSGEGCSSFIGRRGGKQDVELHFDCRNTFIVAHELLHALGFNHEQSRKDRDSHVRIEWDNIRPEEKHNFVIADHSFDVGPYDHESVMHYGDEDFCRRANGRCVGKTITTIPAGIPIGQLTKLSDGDIMALNLAYRGEPPTVSITSPVAGAEFPRGYGGVYAQAYVYDPEGKPVSLTWSSDVSGVVATGNMVVIDARRLAYGPHVLTAQAVDQQGNVARATVNMVVTNEPPSVEILRPAPGTFCANEPVEFQARAVDRNEVGYVLPGSAISWRVAGGATFATGGTVSRSFAATGPAEVVARATDERGAFAEASVTVDVSPCTDLPPTVSISAPSDNSMLVYDGFDETRGLWYKDLNLAGSASDPEDGGLGGAALVWTTDQTGLQDALLGTGTSVSARLYGDQCGGVLHTIRLTATDSNGNVRSDQVRVSVYTVC
- a CDS encoding S8 family peptidase, yielding MNWRFLALLGLVPIALTACSSGGSAPQTGEVGGQIIFRSSINSTSEVLASWADTPFVAGELIVRYAGGVPLSQQSLTLQGASGSVDLVRTLAQLPDSAPVLYANHDLTPAQTLALAEELSAQPGVELAYPNYLLTAMDAGLEPLQGSVTPNDEFYGYQWHYPAINLPQAWGITTGSTSTVVAVIDTGVLYSQSNPNLRHPDFGSNILPGYDFISDVRMSNDGDGRDSDPFDPGADLPDGSSSYHGSHVAGTIGAASNNGGGVAGVDWQARILPVRVLGVGGGTVADIYQGLLWAAGFDVPGVPRNPTPAKVINMSLGGKGQCLPEVQSVINEVTSLGSIVVVAAGNENDDAWGYTPASCSNVLTVGATDFANARAPYSNYGTRVDVMAPGGDVSADLNGDGYVDGVLSLSLDEATGTPNFSFKNGTSMAAPHVAGVVSLMVSLDPNLTFQQVRSILYATSHPLTVGQCGSSDGCGAGLIDAFAALNQVGQPTDPGPGPGPGPGPGPGAGEPNGPMIVATVQEDADGELVVTGSQDSSGVLASYRIASKPGPSLVIAWSDENGNFDIDEGDYVAMYPWVVNVTAGMSRTDVDLRMERLIGGVGEVDATVRAYAAYAGELARLLRESADH